The sequence below is a genomic window from Anaerocolumna chitinilytica.
AATGCTTTCGGGCCGCCGGTTGAGCAAGCAATAGCTACCAGTTTCTTTCCGTTAACTATTGTAGTTCTTGCAGATGCTGGTTTTTCTGCTGTTGGTACTTTATTCGCTGCATTCGCTGATGTCAGTTTATCAGCAGTTGCTTGTTTTGCAGCAGCAAACTCTGCTGCATTATTTCCGCTGCTTACAGTACTCTCTCTGCGTGAAAAAATATTCGTATCAGTTGGAAAAGTTCGTCTTTGTATACCTTCGGGTTTCTTTGGCTCTACTTCCTTAAGAATTTCTTTTTCATTTAGATTATAAAGCTTTGTGGCAGTCTCGAGACAAGATATAATCTTATCTTTAAACTTATCACTTTTGACCTCAAAAAAACTCTCGGGCTTTGTAACAAAATCAAATGCGCCTAATTCCAGGGCTTTAATAGTTTCCTTAGCACCTTCTTTTGCCACAGTGCTGACAATAATAATTGCGGCTTTAATCTTTTTTTGCTCCAGTTGTTCTAATAGCTCGATTCCGCTCATTTGAGGCATGTTAATATCTAGTATAATCGCATCATATGTTTCTTTCTGCTGCGTCAATAATAGAAATGCCTCAAGTCCGTTAACAGCAACTTTTGAAACCTGAAACCTAGGATCTGAATTAATTATATCAGAGAGTACCCTTCTCATGAGTGCAGAGTCATCAACTATTAAAACTTTTTTCTGCATATTTACCTCTTTTCCGCATAATCGCTCTAAAATCGGACATTTTTCTTGGTCAGCAAGTAGTGTTTTTATTTTTTTGCTTTCGTACGCTGCTTAATCTCTTCTTCAAATATATATTTGATGATTGCTTCTCTGTCTTCTTTTAGTACTTCTTTAAACTGAGCACGGTATTCATAAAATCCATTTCTATTTGTCATTTTATCTGCTGATATAATCACGCCTGATATATAATCTGTCTTTAAGTTTACTTTACTGGTAAATTGAATGCGCATCTGAATGGTATTGCCAATCTCATGAACACTTTCCGACATCAGTCTGATACCTCCGCCGCTTAAATCCACGACGATTCCCATAAGCCATTCTCGATTGCACTGCTCCAGAGCATCCAGACATGCCTGCTTATCTTCTGGCGTTTTAAAGGCATTTTGCTTCAGTTTATAACGAAGAGACAGTTCTGCTTCCGAAGCAATGTAATAATCCAAATCCAGTACACAGGATAATCTAAAAAACTGTCGTCTCTGATATTTCTCCAGCGCTGACGTAATCTCAACAGTTAATATGTATATCTTGTCATCATTGGACCTGTCCGTAATTAAGCCCTTACATTCGTATAAGCCGGTTTGTGAGAAAAAACGCAGACTATATTTATCACCGACTGATAGTGGTATGATTCTGCCTTTAATAATTGGCATCGCTATGATAACTGATGTATAATTAGGAAAGTCAAGAACTTTGCTTTTTAGTGTCTTTTTCTCTGTATCTTCATTTCTGTCCATTAGTATAAGTTCAACTTTATCACCAATAGCTACCATATCCCGTAACATAAAAGTCACCTCCGTTATTTACTTGTCTTACGATGAAGAAGACTTGAAAAAAAATGAGCAATCCCTCTTTGCTCTAATCCACTCATATTATTATTACTGCACAAAGATGCAGCTAGGTTATACACAGCTTTTGAGGAGGGAGAATTCGGATATAATACAGAATATGGCTTTTGCTGCATTACAGCTCGTGTAACATTGGAATCCTGTGGTATTCCTCCCAGGTAGTCAAGCTTTATCGTTAAGAATTTTTCAACTACAAGATTCATTTTTTTATATAAATTAATTCCCTCATCCTGTGAGTTGATTCTATTGGATATCATCTTGATTGATGTCATATCAGCTCTAAAATCATCTCGCTTATTCAGTATTTTTAATAGTGCATAGGCGTCTGTTATTGATGTGGGTTCCGGCGTTATTACCAATAATACTTCCGAACTTGCCATAACAAATTCTAATACACTATCTGTTACACCTGCTCCTGTATCAATAATAATTATATCAGCATATTCATCTAATTCATAGAGCTTTTGGTTCAGAAAGTCTATCTGAGTTCTTGTAATATTGGATAACTCCTGTATTCCGGAGCCCCCGGATATAAACATCAAATTCTCAGGACCTTTTGTGATTATCTCCTGCAGACTTTTATTACCATATATAATATCTGCCAGATTATATTGGGGCCTGATACCAAGCATGACTTCGACATTCGCAAGACCGAAATCAGCATCCAGGATTATTACTCTCTTACCCATTCTGCTAAGCTGGATTCCCAGATTTACTGAAAGATTCGATTTACCGACGCCGCCCTTTCCGCTGGTAACGGTTATAACTCTGGAGAGCTGGTCAGGCATACTGTGTTTTTTTACTATATTGCGAAGCTGCTCCGCCTGATCCATCAATCAAAACCTCCTAGTAGTTTCTTTGCAGTTTCCTGCGTATTAAGTTTTCCAATATCATCCGGAACATTTTGACCATAAGCTGCGTAAGAAAGTTCAGCGTTGGTGTACATCCTGATATTTAGTATATTTCCTACCGATATAGTCTCATCTAACTTAGTGAATATAATACGGTAATCAGTTATTTCAGAATAGCTTTCCGTAATACGGATTAAGTCTTTGTATTTGGTGGTAGCACTTAAAACAAGATATATTTCACTTTCCTCTTTTTCTACCGTACTAAGAAGTCTCACGATATCATCCCTTTGTTCTCTGTTCTTATGGGAACGTCCGGCTGTATCTACAAGTACTACGTCATAACCCAATAATTCTTCCTTAGCTACTGCCATTTCTTCTTCCGTATAGATTACCTTCATGGGTATACCAAGGATATTTGCATAGGTTCTTAGTTGCTCTACTGCAGCAATTCGGTAAGTATCGGAAGTAAGCATAGCTACTTTTAACTTTTTATTCAACTTCAGATCAGAAGCAATCTTTGCAATTGTAGTAGTCTTTCCTACTCCGGTAGGACCTATAAAAAATATATACTTACACCTGTCCTCCGCGGTTTCGATTACTTTAGGCTGTCCCAATTTAAGAATTATCTTTTGATATACATGGGACAAAATATTATCTATCGTGATGTCTCTTGTAAGCTTTGATTCTATTTCACTTACCAACTGTGCAACAAACTTCTCGTCCACTTCATTTTTTATTAACTGGTCATATACCAGTTTAATACACTCTTCTCTTTTTTGAATTTCAGGATCTTTCTGCCTTGGTGCATCTTGTTCTTTTTTATTCTCCTGCTGTTCTAAAAGCTGCTTTTCCAGTAACTCCTGAAGATTATTCAGCTTCTTTTCAATGGCAGAAGCCTCTTCTTTCACATTATAAGGTTCTTTTGAAGTATAAGCCTCTTTACCGGTATAGTTGTCTTTTAATGCATAAGTATCTTTTACTTTACCGGGAGAAGTAATACTCTCCTCCTCATAAGCTGCTGACAAGGTATTTGTAAAAAAAGAAGGCTTTGATTTCTGCGCTTGTGAATCCTTTGATATTCCTGATAAAACACCATTATCATCAACAGCCGCAGTGATTTCAACGGTAGGTTTTCTGAATAAACGATATACACCTTTCGGTGAAACCGTCTTGATATTCATAACTATGGCGTCTTTCCCCAGCTCATTCTTTGCTAAGAGAATTGCTTCTGTTTCCGTATTTGCCTGATATTTTTTTATTATCACTATACCGTCACCATCCCTACCGATTGTAATTCAACATTGGATTCAATTTCATTATAAGATATAACAATCAAATCCTTAAAATAATCCTGTGTCAGTTTCTTAAAATACATCCTGACAATGGGAGAAGTTATAACAATAGGATTCTTACCAATATCCTCTAGTTTTTGTACTTCTTCTTCGACTGAATTCATGATACTTCTTGTTTTTTCAGGATCCAGTGTTAAATAAGCACCCTGTTCTGTCTGCTTTACACTATTCATAATATCTTGCTCAACCTTTGGATCCAAGGTCACGACACTTGTAACTTCAGAGACAGGAAAGTATTTACTGCTAATTGCTCTTTTAAGACTTTGCCTTGCATATTCTGTAAGCACATCCGTATCCCTTGTATTAGTCGCATAATCTGCAAGAGTTTCAAATATAGTAATAAGATCCCTGATTGATATTCCTTCTTTTAACAGGTTCTGTAATACTTTTTGTATTTCTCCGACACTGACTAGCTTTGGAACAAGTTCCTGTATAAGTGTTGGATTGGCTTCCTGTATATTATTAATAAGATTTTGTACATCCTGTCTAGTAAGTAATTCAAAGATATGACTTCTGATAACTTCTGTAAGATGCGTAGCAATAATTGAGGGTGGATCAACTACCGTATATCCTAAGGATTCCGCTCTTTCACGCTGGTTTTCAGTTATCCAGATAGCAGGTAAATGGAAAGATGGTTCAAAAGTAGGTATACCTGTAATTTCCTCTTCTACATAACCTGGATTCATAGCCATGTAATGATCAAATAAAATCTCTCCCTCACTGATCGGCACTCCCTTAATTTTAATAAGGTATTGATTAGGATTAAGCTGTATATTATCTCTTAATCTTATGATCGGCACAACACAACCTAATTCAAGAGCAATCTGTCTTCTGATAAGAACAACACGGTCAAGTAAATCACCGCCTTGATTTACATCGGCAAGAGGGATAATACCATAACCAAACTCTAACTCGATGGGATCAACCTGTAACAGAGAAACTACATTTTCCGGCTTTCGTATCTCATCTCCGTTGCTCTCTTCCATTTCCGCCATGCTTTCAATGTTTTCAACTTCCATTTTTCCGGCTATACTTCTACCGCATAAAACGAATACAACTCCATAAGAACAAAATACAAGTGTATTAAGAGGGGTTACTATTCCAAGAAATATTAATGCTCCACCAACAATATAGAGAACTTTTGGAATAGAGAAGAGCTGTTTAAATAAGGTTTGTCCAACATCAGCTTCTTTTGTAGCCTTGGTTACAATTATACCTGTAGACAGGGAAATTAAAAGGGAAGGAATCTGACTAACCAAACCTTCACCAATGGTCAGTATTGTATATTTATCAAAGGCCTCACCCATTCCCATACCGCCGCGAAATGCTCCAATTGCAATTCCGCCGATAAAGTTAATTAAAACAATAATAAGACCTGCAATAGCATCACCTTTTACGTACTTGGTAGCACCATCCATTGCTCCAAAGAATCCGGCTTCTGCTTGAATTTTCTCTCTTCTTTCTTTTGCCTGGCTATCATTTATAGCTCCGGTGTTTAAGTCTGCATCAATGGCCATCTGTTTACCGGGCATCGCATCCAAAGTGAACCTGGCAGTTACTTCAGCAACACGTTCAGAACCTTTATTTATTACGATAAACTGTACTAAAATAAGAATAATAAATACAATAATACCGATGATTGCATCACCACCGCCTACGAAATTACCAAAAGTCTGAATTACACCACCGGCATAACCATCTCTTAGAATCAATCTCATAGCTGATACATTTAAGGAAATTCGGAATATAGTTGAAAACAACAGGATTGTTGGGAAAGCTGACATATTGAGAGCTTCTTTTGAAAATAAAGCATTAAATAGGACAATCAATGCAATGGAGATATTAAGAGCCAATAATAAATCCAATAAAATATGAGGTATGGGTACGATTAAAAATATAATTGCTGCCAGCAAGTAAATTCCTACAGCCATGTCTGTTCTTTTCATTAACAATGCCCCCTGAATCTATAATGTAATCATGTTTTATTTTTCAAATTATAAACATAGGCTAAAACTTCCGCTGTCATTTGATATAGTTCAGGCGGAATCTCGTTACCAACATCCACGTTATAGTAAAGCATTCTGGCCAGAGGTTTATTCTCAACAATTTCAATATTATTATCTTTTGCTACTTCTTTTATTTTCTGTGCCAGATAATCGGCTCCTTTTGCAATAAGCATTGGTGCTTCGCTGGATTCTTTATCATATTTAATAGCAGCGGCAAAGTGTGTTGGATTTGTAATAACAACATCCGCTTGTGGAAGCATCTGCATCATTCTTCTCTGTGAAACTTCCCTCATCTTTGCCCTGATTTTCCCTTTTATCTGGGGATCACCTTCCGACTGCTTGTATTCATCCTTGATTTCTTGCTTTGACATTCTCATGTCTTTTCTAAATTTTAATTTTTGATAAATATAATCGGCAGCACCTATAATAAGAAATACGATACTGATATTTAAGCCCAGTTTTATAACAATATTCCCTATAAACTGTATTGCTTGCATCAGTTCCATACCATAGAGCTTTTGAAGGTTTTCACTGTAGTTAGTCAAAGTATTATATGCAATATATATAATGGCTGTAATTTTAAGGACTTCTTTTAACATGTCCACCAATTTGTCTTTTGAAAATATTTTCTTAAAACCGGTAATCGGGTTGAATTTATTGAACTTAGGTTTCAGAGGTTTTGTAGTAATCTTCCATTTCACCTGAAAAATATTAATTACAATAGCGACGAAAACTGAAATTATAAATATAGGTATTATTATTTGAAATATACTTAAAAAACATTCTTTCATAAGCGCAGATGCTGAACCAATATTAAAATCATCTGCAGCTGTTTTTACAATATTATTGTAAAAATTATTAAAAGAATCAATAAATTGCTTGCCAATCCTTCCAACAAAAAGCTTCAAACCAGCAAATAAGGCAATAAGAGCAGAAGAAGAAATTAAATCTGTACTTCTGGCAACCTGACCTTCTTCCCTCGCGTCAGTTAACTTTTTAGCGGTAGGTTCTTCTGTCTTCTCTCCGCCTTCTGCAAATAACTGCAGATTGTAAGTTAATAATCTTTCCATTTTATTCCCTTCACTCATAAAGCTATTCCAGTACTCGAACGGCTGCTTTCATCATATCTGCCATTTGATTGAAAATAAATCCTGATACAGTAGGTAAGAATTTAACCAGTAGGAATAAAATTAACAAACCAGTAAATATCTTTAATTGAAAACCAATGACAAACATGTTCATCTGAGGGGCAATTTTTGCTAATATGGCCAGTATGGTATTAACAATCAGCATTGCAGCAAAAACTGGCAATACGATTCGAAAACCTATAATAAAATAATTCTTAATAAAATCTACCATCAGCAGATACATATTTGATTTAATGTGAGCTTCCCCTAAAGGTATTATCTGAAAAGTATCGGCAAATGCCTTTAGAATATAAAGATGCATATCAGTAACTAAAAGCATTAAAATAACAGAATAAGAGTATAAATTACTGGTTATGGTGCTTTCAATTCTAGTTATCGGATCAAACTCATTTGCCATAGAAAAGCCAATCTCCATATCCATTAATTGACCTGCAAAATTCAGGATATAATAACTGACATTTGTAAAAAAACCGATAATAAGACCTGTTAATGCTTCTTTCATAATTAGAATAGCATATTCAATCACTGTACTATACTGAATATTAGTTCCCGATACCTGAAAAATAATAAGAGCAAAAATAAATGAAAAGCCTGCTTTTACTCTAAAAGGTACATTGGGAAGACTAAAGAAAGGAGCTACAAAAACAAATGTTGATACCCTCACAAGAATCAACAAAAGAACATCGAATCCCTCAACTGTAAAAGTCATGTACTTCTAATATAGTAAGGGAGGTTGTTGATAAGTTCAATAAAGAAATCTTTGGTTTCAGACATTACCCAACCACCAAACAACATAATAACCAAAAAGATTGCGATGAACTTCGGAACAAATGTGAGAGTTTGCTCTTGAATGGAAGTTATGGTCTGCAGAATGCTAATTATAAGCCCAACAACCAGTGACACTAATAGCATAGGTGCTGAAACCTTTATAATGATCCATAGTGCTTCTCTGATAATATCAATTACTACATTTTCATTCATACTAACAATCATTCCCTTTCCAACACATCTCATGTTTAAGCCGAGGTTTTCATAGGCACAAACATATTTGTGAAAGTTGTTGTTTTATTATCACACCAGCTCCTATGCATACTGCAAGCTTGCTATTATTAAATAAAAATAAGAAGCTTTCTTTTCAGATGAATCTTATTCCAACGTAACAGACTTTATCTTTTGTAGGTATAAAAATCGCTTTGTTCTTCTACGTATAAAAAGTTTTAACTAATTCTCCAATTACAAGATTCCAACCGTCTGCTAAAATGAATAGAAGAATTTTAAACGGCATGGAGATTGTCGTTGGAGGAAGCATCATCATACCCATAGACATCAAGGTAGATGCTACTACCATATCAATAATAATAAATGGTATATATATTACAAATCCGATAATAAAAGCAGTACGTAACTCACTAATAATAAACGAAGGAATAATAACAGTAATAGGCAAATCCTCAACGTTAGTAATGCTGTTGTCTTTATTTACTTCAGAAATGTCAATAAACAGTTTTAAATCCTGAGGTTTTACCTCTTTTAACATGAATTGTTTTAAAGGTTTAATTCCTGCCGTAAAAGCTTCTTGCTGTGTAATCTCTCCATTTGAAAGAGGTTTTACTGCATCATTATTAATCTGCGTTATTACCGGTGACATAATGAAAAAAGTAAGAAACAAGGCAATACCTATGAGTACCTGATTAGGAGGTGTAGTCTGTGTTCCTAAGGCTGACCTGACAAAATGCAGTACAATTATAATTCTGGTAAAAGATGTTACCATAATTAAAATTGATGGAGCCAGGGAAATCAAAGTGATTACCAGCATTATCTGTAACGTGGAGGTTATTCCTCCTCCATTTGGATTTGTATCCAAATTAAATTTAAACGGCCCTATCTGGCCGCTTAAATTATTATCTGCTGTTCCATCAGTCCCTGAGGTTCCACTTTTATCAGTTTGATTACTGGTGGTGCCGTTTTTCGTCTGATTAGCATCCTTCGTATCTGTCACTGCTGATCCATTGTTCTGAGTTGCATATACATAATCTGTTTTATTGGTTAATATACCAGTAATGAATAAAATGAAGAATACATATACCAGCTTTTTTAATATCCTTTTATTCCTTTTCTCCATGCATACCAACCTTAGAGGTAATCATTTTTCTCTGCATCTTCAGGACTTTCCGGCAGATTCGCAGAAATATCACCACTATTATCTTCTTTCTCTAGTTGTTTCTTAAAACCTTTCAAAATATCCTGAAAGGTAACATTTTGCCTGGTGTTCTTACTTGCTACAAAAATATCATCTTCAGCTATTTCTGTAAGAAGCCTTATCTCATCTTTTCCTACTGCAATTACAAAATATCTGGTACCTATCTTAATAATCTGCAGAAATTTATTCTGCGTAAGTTTATAAGTATCAATCACCTTAAAATTAGTATCCCTTAAGGTTCCCATTTTGACGCCACCGACAAATCTTGTTGTCAGGTAGGTAATAACCAACACTATAAGAAAAAGAACAATTACACCAAGAAGCTGCAGAAAATTATTGCCCCCCGACAGCTTAGTTAACAAAATGTCCATTAACCCACAGCCTTCTTAACCGCTTCCAAGACTCTATCAGCCTGAAAAGGCTTTACTATGAAATCTTTTGCACCTGACTGTATGGATTCGATAACCATCGCCTGCTGTCCCATGGCGGAACACATAATAATATTAGCGGAAGGATCTGTTGATTTAATCTTCTTAAGTGCCTGTATACCATCCATCTCAGGCATAGTAATATCCATCATTACTAAATCCGGCTTTGTTTCATTATATTTTTCAACAGCCTTCGCACCATTCTCAGCTTCTCCTACAATTGTATAGCCATTTTTACTTAAAATATCCTTAATCATCATTCTCATAAAAGCGGCATCATCACAAATTAAAATACTCTTACCCATTTTTATTCTCCTATCATGTGTTGGATTTTATAATTAATTAGATCACATTCACCCTTTAATTAAACCCTCTAGAACCAATTATTATGTTAATTTCATGTATAGATGATTTACATCACATGATTCATGGTTTCTCATAGACCTGTTATTTAATGATTTCAGTCACTCTGATACCAAAGGACTCTTCAATTACAACAACCTCACCTTTTGCAACAAACTTACCATTTACAAGAACATCAATGGGCTCTCCTGCAAGTTTATTCAGCTCGATAATTGTGCCTGGTGTAAAATCTAATATCTCTTTAATTGATTTGTTTGTTCTGCCAAGTTCTACAGTAACTTCCAGTGGAACATCCATAATCAGGTTAATGTTCTCCGGCTGTGGTGTTAACTGTTGCGATACCGTAAAGTTCTGGAACTGTGCAGGTGAAACATTAATATCTGGAGCTACATAAGGCATTTGGTACATAGGTGACTGCATTTGATTATTTGGCATCTGCATTTGCGGTACCGCCTGGGGCACTGCTTCTGCTGCCTTTGGCTGAGCCTGCGGCTTTGGCTGAACTTTAGGTTCAGGCTTTGGCTCTTCCTTTACAAAATTACTATATAATTCCCTAGCCAGTTCAAAAGGATAAAGCTGCATCAATTCACTATCAACCAGAGTACCAATCTCCATCTTAAAAGATACCTTTACAAAGTGCCCTTTTAAGAATGGTGCAATATCTGATCCGTCAATCGATTCGTTCATGTCTACCAAGGTTGAAATAGGGGGAGAAATATCAACCCTTTTCTCAAGCATTGCTGATATAGAAGTAGATGCCGAACCCATCATCTGATTCATAGCCTCACTGATGGCACTCAAATGGAGTTCTGATAATTCTCCGGCTACATTGGTTCCGTCACCGCCCATCATCAAATCCGTAATGATCTTAACATCCGACTCCTTCAATATTAAAATATTGTTTCCATCTAAACCATCCTTATAATATATCTGTATAAAAACACATGGTCTGTCATATGATTCCGTCAAATCAGTCCATGTCGCATATGACACTACCGGCGTGGTTATGACAACTTTTTGATTAACAAGCGATGAAAGGGTTGTAGCAGCTGTACCCATGCTGATATTTGAAACTTCACCAATTGCATCTTTTTCAGCATCTGACAGTGAATCACTATTATCTGGTTCCACACTGCCTATGTCCGAACTCATCCCACTTAGAAGTGCGTTAATCTCCTCCTGAGATAACATACCATCCATATTATTACTCCTCCCTGATTATTGATGTAATTCTCACTGCATATGCATCAGAAGATGCACCTGGCAGTGCTTTGAACTTATCAAGATTACCAACATAAATATCTAGCTCATCATCAATCTTTGTATTCAGTTTGATGATGTCCCCTGCTTGAAGTCCTAAAAAGTCATTAACTGAGATAGAACTTCTTCCCAATATTGCTTTGATTGGTATCTTTGCTTTCGATATAGCCATCTCAATAAGTTCCTGATATGACTTATCATCTTTAACCTGCATTGTTGAAAACCAATACTTTGTATTTAATTTATCTATAACACTCTCCAGGCAAGCATATGGTAAACATATATTCATCATACCTTCCACATTACCGATTTTTATATTCATGGTAATAATGGAAGTCATTTCACTGGGAGCAATAATTTGTGCGAACTGTGAATTTGTTTCAATTCTGGTAAGTCTTGGTTCAACATGAATTACTGTTTCCCATGGTTCACTCAGAAGATTTGTACAGACATTAAATATACGTTCCATTATAATTAACTCAATCTCTGTAAAATCTCTTGCTTTTTCTAACGGCATTCCAGTTCCGCCAAGCATACGGTCCACCATTGCATAACCTAGATTGTCCGCGATTTCTATAATAATATTGCCCTCTAAAGGTGAAAAATCTACAATTCCCAATAATACGGGATTAGAGAGGGCGTTGGTAAACTCGGAATAAGCAACCGCTTCTGAACTTACCACTTCTATTTGGACATTTTTTCGAAAATAAGCCGGTAAATTTGTAGAAAGCAATCTCCCATAATGTTCAAATATGATTTCTAATGTCCTAAGATGTTCTTTTGAAAACTTGGAGGGTCTTGCAAAATCGTAGTTCTTTACTTGCTTTTCGCCACTGCCTTTAAACTCTTCTGCATCCAGTTCCCCACTGCTTAACGCTTTAAGCAAATTGTCAATCTCATTTTGAGACAAGACGTCGCCCATTGCCACTACCTCCCGGGTGATTACTTAATACCATAATATCATAAAGTTCTATCGAAATCATCAAAATTCTTTATTGTGCTGTATATTCATAAGTAACACCAACTATAAATTCAGAACCAAAATATTCTTGAATTGCTGCTAAGATATTACTTTTAATTTGCTCTTTTTTATCATAAAGCTCATCCATGGTATATTTTGCAAATTCATTCTGGATAATTTCATTAATCTTTGTTTCATTGGTTGCTACCAGGGGCTGCAACTTTGCATAATCCTCAGACTTTTTATTAAGCGATAAGGATGCCGTAACAAGTGCGTAATGAGCTGCGTTATCAGAGCCTTTCTTCAAATTAATAGTGAGGTCTTTGCTTAAATTATAATTTTCTATATCCTCAATGCTTACTTCTTTATTGTCCGGAGTCCCGTTAATCTCCAAATCAATAGTGGAAGCTACTTTAGATATCAACTCATTTGTTCTCATTGTGGTCGGTACAACGGCAAATACAATGACCGCTGTCAGAATCATATTAACTATTCCTAAAGCCAGGATAATGACCGTTAAGAAACTCTTTTTCATACCCTTTCCCTCTGCCTATGAAAGGCATGTCCCTTCTGAATTAATTTGTATGACTTTCATTCTTAACACCTTTTTCCCTCCCTAAGGTTAAGGTTTATAGTGTCATAATTTAGGTATACCACCAGAATAAAGTTCTTTTTTGTAACATTTTACAAGATTTATAATCTCTTGTCTACTCTCTTTTACCAGTATTTTTTTCCCATTGGAGAGGGTAATTACCGTTTCCGGTACTTCTTCTATTGATTCAATTAAATCACAGTTAAGCGTAATTTCTACTCCGCTCATTTTCGTTAAATTAATCATTTTAACTCCTTTTGTGAATACGTAGTTGAAAAAACTGCTTTTGGTTTTTTCAGCCCAAACCCTCTCTTCTTAATAATAAAAGATGGCGGCGGGTTAGGC
It includes:
- the fliR gene encoding flagellar biosynthetic protein FliR, with the protein product MTFTVEGFDVLLLILVRVSTFVFVAPFFSLPNVPFRVKAGFSFIFALIIFQVSGTNIQYSTVIEYAILIMKEALTGLIIGFFTNVSYYILNFAGQLMDMEIGFSMANEFDPITRIESTITSNLYSYSVILMLLVTDMHLYILKAFADTFQIIPLGEAHIKSNMYLLMVDFIKNYFIIGFRIVLPVFAAMLIVNTILAILAKIAPQMNMFVIGFQLKIFTGLLILFLLVKFLPTVSGFIFNQMADMMKAAVRVLE
- the fliQ gene encoding flagellar biosynthesis protein FliQ codes for the protein MNENVVIDIIREALWIIIKVSAPMLLVSLVVGLIISILQTITSIQEQTLTFVPKFIAIFLVIMLFGGWVMSETKDFFIELINNLPYYIRST
- the fliP gene encoding flagellar type III secretion system pore protein FliP (The bacterial flagellar biogenesis protein FliP forms a type III secretion system (T3SS)-type pore required for flagellar assembly.) — translated: MEKRNKRILKKLVYVFFILFITGILTNKTDYVYATQNNGSAVTDTKDANQTKNGTTSNQTDKSGTSGTDGTADNNLSGQIGPFKFNLDTNPNGGGITSTLQIMLVITLISLAPSILIMVTSFTRIIIVLHFVRSALGTQTTPPNQVLIGIALFLTFFIMSPVITQINNDAVKPLSNGEITQQEAFTAGIKPLKQFMLKEVKPQDLKLFIDISEVNKDNSITNVEDLPITVIIPSFIISELRTAFIIGFVIYIPFIIIDMVVASTLMSMGMMMLPPTTISMPFKILLFILADGWNLVIGELVKTFYT
- a CDS encoding flagellar biosynthetic protein FliO, with the protein product MDILLTKLSGGNNFLQLLGVIVLFLIVLVITYLTTRFVGGVKMGTLRDTNFKVIDTYKLTQNKFLQIIKIGTRYFVIAVGKDEIRLLTEIAEDDIFVASKNTRQNVTFQDILKGFKKQLEKEDNSGDISANLPESPEDAEKNDYL
- a CDS encoding response regulator, producing MGKSILICDDAAFMRMMIKDILSKNGYTIVGEAENGAKAVEKYNETKPDLVMMDITMPEMDGIQALKKIKSTDPSANIIMCSAMGQQAMVIESIQSGAKDFIVKPFQADRVLEAVKKAVG
- the fliY gene encoding flagellar motor switch phosphatase FliY — encoded protein: MDGMLSQEEINALLSGMSSDIGSVEPDNSDSLSDAEKDAIGEVSNISMGTAATTLSSLVNQKVVITTPVVSYATWTDLTESYDRPCVFIQIYYKDGLDGNNILILKESDVKIITDLMMGGDGTNVAGELSELHLSAISEAMNQMMGSASTSISAMLEKRVDISPPISTLVDMNESIDGSDIAPFLKGHFVKVSFKMEIGTLVDSELMQLYPFELARELYSNFVKEEPKPEPKVQPKPQAQPKAAEAVPQAVPQMQMPNNQMQSPMYQMPYVAPDINVSPAQFQNFTVSQQLTPQPENINLIMDVPLEVTVELGRTNKSIKEILDFTPGTIIELNKLAGEPIDVLVNGKFVAKGEVVVIEESFGIRVTEIIK
- the fliM gene encoding flagellar motor switch protein FliM — its product is MGDVLSQNEIDNLLKALSSGELDAEEFKGSGEKQVKNYDFARPSKFSKEHLRTLEIIFEHYGRLLSTNLPAYFRKNVQIEVVSSEAVAYSEFTNALSNPVLLGIVDFSPLEGNIIIEIADNLGYAMVDRMLGGTGMPLEKARDFTEIELIIMERIFNVCTNLLSEPWETVIHVEPRLTRIETNSQFAQIIAPSEMTSIITMNIKIGNVEGMMNICLPYACLESVIDKLNTKYWFSTMQVKDDKSYQELIEMAISKAKIPIKAILGRSSISVNDFLGLQAGDIIKLNTKIDDELDIYVGNLDKFKALPGASSDAYAVRITSIIREE
- a CDS encoding flagellar basal body-associated FliL family protein, with the protein product MKKSFLTVIILALGIVNMILTAVIVFAVVPTTMRTNELISKVASTIDLEINGTPDNKEVSIEDIENYNLSKDLTINLKKGSDNAAHYALVTASLSLNKKSEDYAKLQPLVATNETKINEIIQNEFAKYTMDELYDKKEQIKSNILAAIQEYFGSEFIVGVTYEYTAQ
- a CDS encoding flagellar FlbD family protein — encoded protein: MINLTKMSGVEITLNCDLIESIEEVPETVITLSNGKKILVKESRQEIINLVKCYKKELYSGGIPKL